The genomic window GGATGATGTGGTACTTAACTGGCTGTTTGGGAGGGCGGTAGGGGGTGAGTTACCCTCGGTGGAGGAGATACAGCAGCAGGTTGCGATGGCAGAGCCTGCTGCGGTGGTGTATGGGCAGGCGGGGTTAATGGTAGTAAGTGGGGGTTTTCTCCCTGGGAAGGGGCTCTCTGTTGTGGGTAAGACACCTACCTCTAAGGTCAGGGTTTTTTGGTCTGGAGGTAGAGAAGTAGCGGGGAAAGCAGCCATGGAATGGGCAAAGGAGCATGGGGGTATAACATTGGAGATGTCGATTGGAGGTAGAATAATGGAGAACATAGGGAGATTTCTTCCCAGGAATCTTCAGGTTAAGATATGGGGAGTCCTTTCTCGAAGATTTGCAGCAGGAGCGGAGGGTGTGGTATATTGTTTTCAAAATGCTGCTGGGTTATCGTTAAAGAGTTTTTGGGCTACTCAGGAGTATCCTATTTTGGCTAAGAATGGTGTAGAGATAATTTACAAGCTGGTGAAATGATAGAGAAACAAACAGATGAGGTGAGAAATGATACGAAAGAAATGGTCTCACAAGATAGTAAGTGATGAAGGATTTAGTATTGTGATTTTGAATAAAGACACACTCCAATATAAAGAAGGAGATAAAAAGCTTACTCTCAATTCAGAGCTCCTAGCAAGAGAGGGAGGCTTTGTAATATATAAAGACGCAATAACTAATTGGGATTCGCCATATCATGATATTAGGATTTCCCAACCCGAGCGGGATCAAATCCTAGAAAAGATAAAGATGTTGTTATCAGCTGAAAATATAAATGTCCAAATAATATAGGTGATTATCTTTCTTTCTCCATCTAATGGTATACTGAAAGGAGAGAGGTGGCACACACGTGGACGTAGTGCTCCTTTCACGGCTTGTAGCCGATAGAATGAGAACGATTTCCTCCTTGGAGGGAGAAAGAGCTTCTTCCTTGTTCCACACAGTGTCCCTTCTGCGGAAGCGATAACATAAGGGAAGTTCGTCGAGGAGAGAAGTACACGTACTACCTGTGCAGGATGGTATGCCTACTGCAGCTACAACCCCTTACGGTACGTGGATCCGGATGGGAGGGCGGATTGGGCGAAGATAGCAACTGGTTTTGGGATGATGGTAGGTGGGGCTGTTGTTGCTGTGGGAACGGTGGTAGAGGATGCGGTTACGGGAGGATGGGGAACATGGAACGATCCTGCATCGTTTGGAGCTGCAGGAACATTAGTGCTTGGTGGCGCCGCACTCATGGCAGAAGGGATAAGGGAGGACTCAAGAGCTTCCTCGATAGCGATACCGGATGCATTGGCGGAATCATCAGGGCGTGACTATGTGTATCACGCAACGAGTGCAAGGGCCTTTGTAGAAGAACTCACCAGAAGAGGAGCAGCAGCTATAGACTATGAAAACCATGGTGACCCGGAAGCAAGATTTGGACTGGCGTTCTATGTAGCCGAAGATCCAGGTACTGCTCTGGCTGAGACAAAATTCTCAGCAGAGTTTGTGGTAAAGTTTAGTATGGATAAGAGAAGGATACTGGGATCTGACAGATCCAGCAGTAGCCGCACAATATGGGTATGTAGACGGAATGAAGCATAAGCATGTTCCTGCACTGCTTAAGGAAAAGAGTTTACCTGGAGGTGCGGCGGCGATAAAATACTGGAGTGAGAAGAATCCTGGAGGGGTGTGCTACGCAGTAAAGGATCCCAGTATTCTACGGTTTGAAGGAGTCTACTACATAGGAGGACTTGAATGAGTGAAAAGGAAATGCCTTTTGAGACGTATGTATTAAAGTGCAGCAACTGTGGACATGTGTTCAAAGAAGAGTGGAAGGATGTGGATATGACCTTTGACCGAGTAGTAAAGTGTATAAAGACGGGAGAGTTACGTTACTATAATGCTTATGAAGATAAAATCTATAACAAAATAGCCGACCTCGTTAAAAGGTTTTTAGGCACTAAATCCTTGGATGAGCAAACGAGGATCAATAGATTTTATGATA from Spirochaeta thermophila DSM 6192 includes these protein-coding regions:
- a CDS encoding Imm74 family immunity protein, with amino-acid sequence MIRKKWSHKIVSDEGFSIVILNKDTLQYKEGDKKLTLNSELLAREGGFVIYKDAITNWDSPYHDIRISQPERDQILEKIKMLLSAENINVQII